GAGCGTACACGAACGTGGTGTAGCTGCGCCCGTAGCCAAACGGGTAGAGAGGCTCGTTCGGCATGTCGATGTACTTCGACGTGAAGTGGTTCTTTGAATCAGCCGGGCGGCCCGTGTTGCGATGGTTGTAGTACAGCGGGATCTGCCCCACCGCGCGAGGGAAGGTGGTGACCAGCCGCCCCGATGGGTTGCAGTCACCGAAGAGCACGTCGCCGATGGCGTTGCCGGCTTCGGTGCCCAGATGCCAAGCCTCAACGATGGTGTCGAGGTTGTCGTGCTCCCAGCTGATGGTGAGCGGACGGCCATTGCACAGCACGAGCACCACGGGCTTTCCTGTGGCCTTCAGCTGCTGGAGCAAGCGTCGCTGCACACCTGGGAGATCGGGATTGGCGCGCGAAGACGCCTCCCCGCTCATGTCATTCGACTCGCCCATCACCGCCACCACAACGTCGGCCTTGCGTGCGGCGTCGACGGCCGCGGTGAAGCCGGAGACATCAGTCGAATCGATGTCACACCCCTTGGCCGTGACGAACGAGGCGCTCGGCGCACTCGCCCGGAGCCCTTCGATGACCGACACACATCGCTCTCCCTCGCCCTGTCCGGACCAGGTGCCGAGCATGTTCGTGCGATCGGCCGACAGCGGCCCCACGACGGCAATCGTGATGCCGGTCTTGCGCAACGGCAGCACGTTCTTCTTGTTCTCGAGCAGCACGATCGACCGACGGGCCGCATCACGTGCCGCGGCACGATGGTCAGCGGTGAAGGTGACCGAAGACCGAGGCAGGTCGCAGGCGAGATAGGGGTTCTCGAAGAGCCCCTTGGCCATCTTGTAGCGCAGGACGCGGCGCACGGCGTCATCGACCACCGCAACGGGCACCTTGCCCGCCCTCACCAGCGCCGGCAGCTTGTCGAGAAAGGCGGCGCTCTGCATGTCCATGTCGACGCCCGCATTGGCGGCCTGAGCCGCCGCGTCGGCCTGATCGGCCACATTGCCATGCTCGATCATCTCGTTGATCGACGTGTAGTCGGTGACCACGAAGGCCGGAGACTTCCAGCGACGGCGCAGCATCTCGCGCAGCAGCCATTCGTTGGCGCTGCACGGCACGCCGTTGAGATCGTTGAAGGCCGTCATGAACGTGGCGCACCCGGCCTTCACCGCGGCGTGGAAGGGCGGCAGGTAGGTATCGAGCATCTCGCGCTCTGACACATCGGTGGTGCTGTAATCGCGACCCGCCTGCGCCGCCCCATAGGCGGCGTAGTGCTTGGCGCAGGCCAGCAGGCTGTCGGGGCGGCTGAGATCAGATCCCTGGAAGCCGTGCACGCGGGCCCCAGCCACCTGCTGCCCCCACCACGTATCTTCGCCGGCGCCTTCCGCGATGCGGCCCCAGCGGGGGTCACGAGCGATGTCGACCATGGGGG
This genomic stretch from Pseudomonadota bacterium harbors:
- a CDS encoding glycosyl hydrolase, yielding MKNNRSVRNVAAATALFGSLMWGVASAAPAPVPPASKAVDAGARQNERIEALLKQMTLEEKVGQMTLFSSDYDKTGPTMRAEYLDDIRKGRVGAVFNALTPEFTRKLQKIAVEQTRLKIPLLFGYDVIHGYKTIFPIPLAEACSFDLGVMERSARIAAVEASADGLHWTFAPMVDIARDPRWGRIAEGAGEDTWWGQQVAGARVHGFQGSDLSRPDSLLACAKHYAAYGAAQAGRDYSTTDVSEREMLDTYLPPFHAAVKAGCATFMTAFNDLNGVPCSANEWLLREMLRRRWKSPAFVVTDYTSINEMIEHGNVADQADAAAQAANAGVDMDMQSAAFLDKLPALVRAGKVPVAVVDDAVRRVLRYKMAKGLFENPYLACDLPRSSVTFTADHRAAARDAARRSIVLLENKKNVLPLRKTGITIAVVGPLSADRTNMLGTWSGQGEGERCVSVIEGLRASAPSASFVTAKGCDIDSTDVSGFTAAVDAARKADVVVAVMGESNDMSGEASSRANPDLPGVQRRLLQQLKATGKPVVLVLCNGRPLTISWEHDNLDTIVEAWHLGTEAGNAIGDVLFGDCNPSGRLVTTFPRAVGQIPLYYNHRNTGRPADSKNHFTSKYIDMPNEPLYPFGYGRSYTTFVYAPLKLSSTALDPDGTLTVEVKVTNSGSRDGEEVAQLYVRDLVGEGVTRPVREMRGFEKVRIAAGEARVVTFTLRAADLAFHRKDMTYGAEAGEFQVWVGPDSANGQTARFRLTRSVTLPE